The proteins below are encoded in one region of Nitrospira sp.:
- a CDS encoding RND transporter, which produces MWLTLLALRNRIGFLMLSLALVVLGVVSLQRLPVDLFPNIQVPVVFVGAIYKGAPPIDIEKSVVYPIEKAVSSASNVEHVESFAKYGLGAVQVWFNWGADINVGQMEVMQRITQILNQLPPGVLQPFVVKFDVSNIPVAFVTVSSDNLDERALYDLAFNTIAPQIEQVNNVAAATVEGGRIRQININLDPSLLYARGLSILDVVNSVKASNVILPSGDIKAGVLDYNVFTNNQFKTVEPINDVIVKLDQQGSPVRVRDLGTVTDSSDIQTNIVRTNGKRAVYLRVNKQPIANTVAVVDGLRAQLDKMVGVPEGVELTISFDQSVYIRQAIGNLAEQALHGSVLAAAVILFFLRNVTATIIVSVAIPLSILVTFILLYLTDQTLNIFTLGGLALGIGRLVDDSIVELENIQRHLNTNPNRWMAILEAAREVAMPIFASTVTTVVVFLPLLFVIGIGRLLLLPLTYTIAIALFTSFFISRTVTPALCYRFLKPEPEASSVPAGAWARFSAWSRRSIERLDTGYQRALGVALAHRRSVLATILVVFVTSLFLLPLIGTEFIPVNDESQFRVYLRAPVGQRVELTERQVAEIERVIQETTRPGELETMVSSTGVLTQGRGSLFNRNAGPHSSQISVYLSSPDRRTRSQVEIMNEIRPKVQKLFPGVAMFFDPGGLVKRVTSFGSQKAVDVEIYGYELETARTVIKQVESIMHEVQGLADIEVSREENYPELDITVDREKAALLGISEADVANTVLYSLNGNGQTDPIIYTDPKTGNEYFISAWLAEPYRKSLTDLDNILLKSRSGTPVLLKNVASTHFNAGPVQIERKYFQRLVHITANPVGRDLGTIGEELERRFADLQLPPGFSVRLAGQIEQQRETFEGLIFATALALMLVYMVMAAQFKSLIDPFIIMFAIPMGFPGVLLILFLTNTTLSMTSFMGAIMMLGIVVSNGVLLVDYTNVLRRRGMELHAAVLRGARTRLRPILMTSLATVVGLLPLALGLGTGGETNAPLARAVIGGLSVSTILTLFLIPLLYTILEERYPRAMREDPLEGATPGGETKAPGRAAEPAPATESHPSRA; this is translated from the coding sequence ATGTGGCTGACCCTCCTTGCGCTGCGCAACCGTATCGGCTTCCTGATGCTGTCGTTAGCCCTGGTGGTATTGGGCGTCGTCTCGCTGCAACGTCTGCCGGTCGACCTGTTTCCGAACATCCAGGTCCCGGTCGTCTTCGTCGGTGCCATTTATAAAGGCGCTCCGCCGATCGATATCGAGAAGAGCGTCGTCTATCCGATCGAGAAAGCCGTCAGTTCCGCCTCCAATGTCGAGCACGTCGAATCCTTCGCCAAGTACGGGCTTGGTGCCGTACAGGTATGGTTCAACTGGGGCGCCGACATCAACGTCGGGCAGATGGAAGTGATGCAGCGGATCACGCAAATTCTCAATCAGCTGCCCCCCGGTGTCCTCCAACCGTTCGTGGTCAAATTCGATGTGTCCAATATCCCCGTGGCCTTCGTTACCGTCTCGAGCGACAACCTTGACGAGCGAGCCCTCTACGATCTGGCTTTCAATACCATCGCACCGCAGATCGAACAGGTCAACAACGTCGCCGCGGCCACCGTGGAAGGAGGCCGTATCCGTCAGATCAACATCAATCTCGATCCCAGTCTCTTGTATGCACGCGGGCTCTCCATTCTCGATGTTGTCAATTCGGTGAAGGCCTCGAACGTCATCCTGCCGTCGGGCGACATCAAGGCCGGGGTCCTCGACTACAACGTGTTCACGAACAACCAATTCAAGACGGTCGAACCGATCAACGACGTGATCGTGAAGCTGGATCAGCAGGGATCGCCGGTGCGAGTACGTGATTTGGGCACGGTCACCGATTCGTCCGACATTCAAACCAACATTGTCCGCACCAATGGGAAGCGTGCCGTTTATCTGCGAGTGAACAAGCAGCCCATCGCCAACACCGTGGCCGTGGTGGACGGCCTCCGTGCGCAACTCGACAAAATGGTCGGGGTTCCCGAAGGGGTCGAGCTCACGATTTCGTTCGATCAATCGGTCTACATCCGACAGGCGATCGGCAATCTGGCGGAACAAGCCCTCCACGGATCGGTGCTGGCCGCCGCCGTCATTCTGTTCTTCCTTCGAAACGTCACCGCCACCATCATCGTCTCGGTGGCGATCCCACTGTCGATTCTCGTGACGTTCATCCTCTTGTACCTGACCGACCAAACGCTGAACATTTTCACGCTCGGCGGGCTTGCCCTTGGAATCGGACGGCTGGTCGACGATTCGATCGTAGAACTGGAGAACATTCAACGGCATCTCAACACCAACCCCAATCGATGGATGGCCATTCTCGAGGCAGCGCGCGAAGTCGCCATGCCGATCTTCGCGTCAACCGTCACGACGGTGGTGGTATTCCTTCCGTTGCTGTTCGTCATCGGCATCGGCCGACTGCTTCTTCTACCGCTGACGTACACGATCGCCATTGCGCTGTTCACCTCGTTCTTCATCTCCCGCACGGTGACGCCGGCCTTATGCTATCGATTCCTCAAACCCGAGCCGGAGGCATCGTCGGTTCCCGCAGGCGCTTGGGCCCGGTTCAGCGCGTGGAGCCGACGTTCCATTGAACGTCTCGATACCGGATATCAGCGGGCACTGGGGGTCGCGCTGGCCCACCGCCGCAGCGTGCTGGCGACAATCCTCGTGGTGTTCGTGACATCGTTGTTCCTGCTCCCGCTGATCGGTACGGAGTTCATCCCGGTCAATGACGAAAGCCAGTTTCGGGTGTACCTCCGGGCTCCGGTGGGCCAACGGGTCGAACTCACGGAACGTCAGGTGGCCGAGATCGAGCGCGTGATTCAGGAGACCACGCGTCCCGGCGAACTGGAGACGATGGTATCGAGCACGGGCGTCCTGACTCAGGGGCGCGGATCGCTGTTCAATCGGAACGCAGGGCCGCACAGCTCGCAGATCAGCGTCTATCTCTCCTCGCCGGATCGACGCACACGCTCCCAGGTGGAGATCATGAACGAGATCCGGCCCAAGGTGCAAAAGCTGTTTCCTGGAGTGGCCATGTTTTTCGATCCCGGCGGACTCGTCAAACGGGTCACGAGCTTCGGCTCCCAGAAGGCTGTCGACGTGGAAATCTATGGGTACGAATTGGAAACGGCCCGCACGGTGATCAAACAGGTCGAGTCGATCATGCACGAGGTGCAGGGGTTGGCGGACATCGAGGTGAGCCGAGAGGAAAACTATCCCGAATTGGATATCACCGTCGATCGAGAGAAGGCCGCCCTCCTGGGGATCAGCGAAGCCGACGTCGCGAACACCGTCCTGTATTCCCTCAATGGGAACGGGCAAACCGATCCCATTATCTATACCGATCCTAAAACAGGGAACGAGTACTTTATCAGCGCATGGCTGGCCGAACCGTATCGCAAGAGCCTCACGGACTTGGACAACATCTTGCTGAAAAGCCGCAGCGGCACGCCGGTGCTGTTGAAGAACGTGGCATCGACCCACTTCAATGCTGGACCGGTGCAGATCGAACGAAAATATTTTCAACGACTCGTGCACATTACGGCCAATCCCGTGGGGCGGGATCTGGGGACCATCGGGGAAGAACTGGAACGGCGATTCGCAGACCTCCAACTTCCGCCGGGTTTCAGTGTTCGCTTAGCCGGCCAAATTGAGCAGCAGCGCGAGACGTTCGAGGGCTTGATCTTCGCGACCGCATTGGCGCTCATGCTCGTCTATATGGTGATGGCCGCCCAATTCAAATCGTTGATCGACCCGTTCATCATCATGTTCGCCATCCCGATGGGCTTCCCTGGTGTCTTGCTGATACTGTTCCTCACGAACACGACGCTGTCCATGACATCCTTTATGGGCGCGATCATGATGTTGGGCATCGTGGTATCGAACGGTGTCCTGTTGGTGGATTACACCAACGTGCTTCGACGCCGCGGGATGGAGCTTCATGCCGCCGTCCTTCGCGGCGCCCGCACGAGGCTGCGGCCGATTCTGATGACGTCTCTGGCTACGGTGGTTGGATTGCTGCCACTTGCGCTGGGCTTGGGGACGGGAGGGGAAACCAACGCCCCGTTGGCCCGCGCGGTCATCGGCGGACTGAGCGTGTCCACGATCCTGACGCTGTTTCTGATTCCGCTGCTGTATACGATACTTGAAGAGCGCTATCCCCGGGCAATGCGAGAGGACCCGCTCGAGGGCGCGACCCCTGGAGGGGAAACAAAGGCGCCCGGACGGGCGGCCGAGCCAGCTCCCGCGACCGAGTCGCATCCGTCGCGGGCATGA
- a CDS encoding secretion protein HlyD yields the protein MSRLTRHPIVVLGLIVFVALLGLVVFRLSTGAKQDVRKSRIITVGTATPIRTDMNIRLSYTADISPNQVVNIFSRVDGYISKIYVDKGDFVKANQLLIEIDHTDYVHALNQAKANLTAAQARVAQQRASVYNAQLTLERMKALIKDQFVSQQDLDTAQVNYDGAIAQQESFRAQVRQMEVALQQAETNLTYSYIRAPFDGFVAERNLDPGASVTGATASTSTMSRGIMSLHDIETVRTMIEVVEKDVPLIQMGQPAEVRAEAYPDRVFEGTVTRIVQALNRNTRTMAVEVDLPNADHALKGGMFARVEINVGTHADALQIPLEAVTRLEDAQFVYIVEGGTAHRVPIELGNRSGNFVEVTGGLTGSEQLIISGKDLVHDDTPVKVQQLEPVKREG from the coding sequence ATGAGCCGCCTCACTCGTCACCCGATTGTCGTGCTGGGCCTCATCGTGTTCGTGGCACTGCTGGGACTCGTTGTGTTTCGTTTGAGCACCGGGGCGAAACAGGATGTCCGCAAGAGTCGCATCATCACGGTCGGGACGGCGACTCCGATTCGGACCGACATGAACATTCGCCTGAGCTACACCGCCGACATTTCACCGAACCAGGTCGTCAATATTTTCTCCCGTGTCGACGGGTATATCTCCAAAATCTACGTCGATAAGGGCGACTTCGTGAAAGCCAACCAACTGTTGATCGAGATCGATCACACTGATTACGTGCACGCACTCAACCAGGCCAAGGCCAATCTCACGGCGGCCCAGGCGAGGGTGGCGCAACAGAGAGCATCTGTCTACAACGCGCAACTGACGCTCGAACGCATGAAGGCGCTGATCAAAGACCAATTCGTCTCGCAGCAGGACCTGGATACGGCCCAGGTGAATTACGATGGCGCCATCGCCCAGCAGGAATCGTTCCGCGCACAAGTCCGTCAAATGGAGGTGGCCTTGCAGCAGGCCGAGACGAATTTGACCTACAGCTACATTCGTGCCCCATTCGACGGATTCGTTGCCGAGCGTAACTTGGACCCCGGAGCCTCGGTGACCGGAGCCACGGCCAGTACGTCCACGATGTCTCGCGGCATCATGAGCTTGCACGACATTGAAACCGTGCGGACTATGATCGAGGTCGTCGAGAAGGACGTTCCACTCATTCAGATGGGCCAGCCGGCAGAAGTGCGCGCGGAAGCCTACCCCGATCGCGTCTTCGAGGGCACCGTGACCCGAATCGTACAGGCGCTGAACCGAAATACGCGCACCATGGCCGTCGAGGTGGACCTGCCGAATGCCGACCACGCTCTGAAGGGTGGCATGTTTGCGCGGGTCGAGATCAACGTCGGAACGCACGCGGACGCGCTACAGATCCCGCTCGAAGCGGTGACACGCCTCGAAGACGCCCAGTTCGTCTACATCGTCGAAGGCGGAACAGCGCACCGCGTGCCGATTGAATTGGGGAATCGGTCGGGTAATTTCGTCGAAGTCACCGGAGGCCTCACTGGAAGCGAGCAGCTGATCATTTCGGGCAAAGATCTGGTGCACGACGATACCCCGGTCAAGGTGCAGCAGCTCGAGCCCGTGAAACGTGAAGGGTGA
- a CDS encoding AcrR family transcriptional regulator, with translation MVSKRLLTKRIASSAPSHRNGRRTSAQDRQASLIGAAASLFAAKGFSGTTTKDIAKAAGVSEALLFKHFPTKHALYSAILAEKAQYFELRQAVEEAALKQDDRRLFTTLASFRIRKGADPTLLRLLLFSALEGHEMSKMFFQQQYRIFYDLLAGYIRRRTADGAFRKVDPLLAARAFFGIIVHHRLLHDIFGLPMHRTHEDMVQEYVEMFLVGLIQPDTAPIQEAGSAP, from the coding sequence ATGGTGAGTAAGCGCTTACTTACCAAGAGAATCGCTTCATCGGCCCCTTCTCACAGGAACGGTCGGCGCACCTCCGCGCAAGACCGACAGGCCAGCCTCATCGGGGCCGCCGCTTCCTTGTTCGCCGCCAAGGGCTTTAGCGGTACCACTACAAAGGACATCGCCAAGGCCGCCGGCGTCAGCGAGGCGCTCCTTTTCAAACATTTTCCGACCAAGCACGCATTGTACAGTGCGATCCTTGCCGAGAAGGCTCAATATTTCGAACTGCGGCAGGCCGTGGAGGAGGCTGCGCTCAAGCAGGACGACCGACGGCTCTTCACGACCCTGGCCAGCTTCCGCATTCGGAAAGGGGCGGATCCGACGTTGCTCAGACTCTTGCTCTTCAGTGCCTTGGAAGGCCATGAGATGTCCAAAATGTTCTTCCAGCAGCAGTACCGCATATTTTATGACCTCCTGGCCGGCTATATCCGCCGGCGGACCGCGGACGGGGCGTTTCGTAAAGTCGATCCCCTGCTGGCGGCCCGCGCATTCTTCGGCATCATTGTCCACCATCGCCTCCTACACGATATTTTCGGCCTGCCCATGCACCGCACACACGAGGACATGGTGCAAGAATACGTCGAGATGTTTCTCGTCGGTTTGATACAGCCAGACACAGCGCCTATTCAGGAGGCAGGCAGCGCGCCATGA
- a CDS encoding oxidoreductase — MLRENLDMNVRMKRSVQGSRFVIPSVTRRQMLAGLGILGSTAVFGPHQIWQRNLLAADPSSDDRAPIPTRLLGKTGVRVSMMALGGAHFIRRSEEDGLRIAHEAIDLGVTFFDNAWEYNETRSETVMGKALKGKRDRVFLMTKVCTHGRGKAVAMRQLEQSLRRLGTDYLDLWQIHEVNCQDDHDILFAPGGVAEALLEAKQQGKVRFVGFTGHKDPDVHARVLKQQFPFDTCQMPLNVFDASFRSFEQLVLPELLRQGIAPIAMKTLCGKGQPIKDGVLRAEEGLQYVWSLPVATIVSGVDSLDHLRENAGHAKRFVAMKSEEMAALRAHVAAYADGRFEGYKTGASWSCDREKVEERFGPRDRA, encoded by the coding sequence ATGCTGCGGGAAAACCTAGACATGAACGTCCGAATGAAACGCAGCGTACAAGGTTCTCGATTCGTGATCCCATCGGTGACACGGCGGCAAATGCTTGCCGGGCTGGGAATTCTGGGATCAACCGCGGTCTTCGGCCCACACCAGATCTGGCAGAGAAATCTTCTTGCCGCCGATCCTTCCTCTGACGATCGCGCTCCCATCCCAACGCGACTACTGGGCAAGACGGGCGTCCGCGTGTCGATGATGGCCCTGGGCGGGGCGCATTTCATTCGCCGGTCCGAGGAAGACGGCCTCCGCATCGCGCATGAGGCGATCGACCTTGGAGTCACTTTTTTCGACAATGCGTGGGAATACAACGAGACGCGCAGCGAAACAGTCATGGGCAAGGCCCTCAAAGGCAAGCGCGACCGCGTGTTCCTGATGACCAAGGTGTGCACGCATGGACGTGGAAAAGCCGTGGCCATGAGGCAGCTCGAACAGTCCCTTCGCCGCCTCGGCACCGACTATCTCGACCTCTGGCAAATTCACGAAGTGAACTGTCAGGACGATCATGACATCCTGTTTGCCCCCGGCGGCGTGGCCGAGGCGCTTCTAGAGGCCAAGCAACAGGGGAAAGTCCGATTTGTAGGGTTTACCGGTCACAAAGACCCCGACGTGCATGCTCGTGTGTTGAAACAACAATTTCCCTTCGATACGTGCCAGATGCCCCTGAACGTGTTCGATGCGTCGTTTCGGAGTTTCGAACAGCTGGTACTGCCGGAACTCCTCCGACAAGGTATTGCTCCGATTGCAATGAAGACGCTCTGCGGGAAAGGACAGCCGATCAAAGACGGGGTCCTACGGGCCGAGGAAGGGTTGCAGTATGTCTGGAGTCTTCCCGTGGCCACCATCGTGAGCGGCGTGGACAGTCTGGACCACTTGCGAGAGAACGCAGGCCACGCCAAGCGATTCGTCGCCATGAAATCCGAAGAAATGGCCGCCCTTCGAGCCCACGTGGCGGCGTATGCCGACGGTCGCTTCGAGGGCTACAAGACCGGCGCGTCTTGGAGTTGTGATCGGGAGAAGGTCGAGGAACGATTCGGCCCTCGCGACCGAGCCTGA
- the pepM gene encoding phosphoenolpyruvate mutase — protein MRVAMSPVHPAVTLRALLKRPGAIKAVGAHDALSARLIERAGFDAIWASGFAISASLKCIPDASFIDSSEQLAVERNIAEAVSIPIIADCDTGYGNALNVMRAVNDRERAGVAAICIEDNVYPKRCSFYAGVRRELIPIEEHCGKIKAAKAAQLHPEFMLIARTEALIAGWGQEEALKRAEAYAEAGADAVLIHSKSKAFDELKAVYKAFSGRVPLVVVPTIFDQTTAAELEAAGAKIIIYANQPVRAAIRGMREALDLIKQDTRPGAANDRIVTLPEVYEIVGVPEMERDEKQFLPVGGGKITAVIAAAGFEKQLLPLIEDKPKCLLDIKGKTILERQIAALNDCNIKEIALVRGYKKEAISLPNIRYYDNDQYESTGELFSIFCAENELTARTILMYGDILFDVAILEKLLKSPADIALVVDLAWYDQHQARPKGAHLNPDLVSFEQAPGKSYLSRFVMPEDEHRIVKIGQHLSHDNAHGEFIGMAMFSEKAIRTLTETYRHVLATYVNKPFHESPSLAKAAFTDMIQELIDAGHSVSAVPIYKGWMEVDSFEEYQKAWAHIRR, from the coding sequence ATGCGCGTCGCCATGTCTCCCGTTCATCCAGCCGTCACGCTCCGCGCACTGCTGAAACGACCCGGCGCCATCAAAGCCGTGGGCGCGCACGATGCGCTGAGCGCCCGATTGATCGAGCGCGCGGGCTTCGACGCCATTTGGGCAAGTGGCTTTGCCATCTCGGCCTCACTCAAGTGCATCCCTGACGCCAGTTTCATCGATTCCAGCGAACAACTGGCCGTCGAACGTAACATCGCGGAGGCCGTATCGATTCCGATTATTGCCGACTGCGATACGGGCTACGGCAACGCGCTGAACGTCATGCGCGCGGTCAACGACCGCGAGCGGGCCGGCGTGGCCGCCATTTGCATCGAGGACAACGTCTATCCCAAGCGTTGTAGCTTTTACGCCGGCGTGCGCCGCGAATTGATTCCAATCGAGGAACACTGCGGCAAGATCAAGGCGGCCAAGGCGGCGCAACTCCATCCCGAATTCATGCTAATCGCGCGCACCGAGGCGCTTATCGCCGGATGGGGACAGGAAGAAGCGTTGAAGCGGGCGGAGGCCTACGCAGAGGCGGGCGCCGACGCCGTGCTGATCCACTCCAAGTCCAAGGCCTTCGATGAGCTCAAGGCGGTGTACAAGGCATTTTCCGGCCGGGTACCGCTCGTCGTTGTGCCGACAATCTTCGATCAGACCACCGCCGCCGAACTCGAGGCCGCAGGTGCGAAGATCATCATCTACGCCAACCAGCCGGTGCGCGCCGCCATCCGAGGCATGCGCGAGGCGCTTGACCTCATCAAGCAGGATACCCGACCCGGTGCGGCCAACGACCGCATTGTCACGTTGCCGGAAGTCTACGAGATTGTCGGCGTCCCTGAGATGGAGCGAGACGAGAAGCAATTCCTACCCGTCGGCGGCGGAAAGATTACCGCCGTCATCGCGGCCGCCGGGTTCGAGAAGCAACTGCTGCCATTGATCGAGGACAAGCCAAAGTGTTTGCTCGACATCAAGGGCAAGACGATCCTGGAACGGCAGATCGCCGCACTCAACGACTGCAATATCAAGGAAATCGCGCTCGTCCGCGGATACAAGAAAGAAGCGATCTCGCTGCCGAACATCCGCTATTACGACAACGATCAATACGAGAGTACGGGCGAGCTGTTCTCCATTTTTTGCGCCGAAAACGAGCTCACGGCGCGCACCATTTTGATGTACGGCGACATCCTGTTCGACGTCGCGATTCTGGAAAAACTCCTCAAAAGCCCGGCCGACATCGCCCTTGTCGTCGACCTCGCGTGGTACGACCAGCATCAGGCGCGCCCAAAGGGTGCGCATCTCAACCCGGATCTCGTCTCCTTCGAGCAAGCCCCGGGGAAGAGCTACCTCTCCCGATTCGTCATGCCGGAGGACGAGCATCGCATCGTGAAGATCGGGCAGCACCTCTCTCACGACAACGCGCACGGAGAGTTCATTGGAATGGCGATGTTCTCAGAGAAAGCCATTCGCACATTGACCGAGACCTATCGACACGTTCTCGCCACCTATGTCAACAAACCCTTCCACGAATCGCCGAGCCTGGCCAAGGCGGCATTTACCGACATGATCCAGGAACTCATCGACGCCGGGCACAGCGTGAGCGCCGTGCCGATCTACAAAGGTTGGATGGAAGTCGACTCCTTCGAGGAATATCAAAAAGCCTGGGCCCATATTCGGCGGTAG
- a CDS encoding sulfopyruvate decarboxylase subunit beta: MQSRAQAMEALLSLMTDQPVIVCNGFPSREVCKIADRPTHFYMIGSMGVAAAIGLGVALNKPSKKVVVFDGDGNVLMGMGTLATVGAVKPKNFVHVVFDNEVYGTTGNQPTYARVVRLDQVAKAAGYVNVERVHEREDLVYEFKDMLSKDGPSFLLVKVNELVEEAGRIPHDPPVITQRFKKAIE, encoded by the coding sequence ATGCAAAGTCGGGCGCAGGCCATGGAGGCCTTGCTCTCCCTCATGACGGATCAACCGGTCATCGTCTGCAACGGGTTTCCATCGCGCGAGGTGTGCAAGATCGCCGATCGTCCGACGCATTTTTATATGATCGGATCGATGGGAGTGGCTGCGGCGATCGGTCTCGGGGTGGCTCTGAACAAGCCCAGCAAGAAGGTTGTCGTGTTCGACGGCGATGGGAACGTGCTGATGGGAATGGGGACACTGGCCACTGTGGGAGCGGTCAAACCCAAGAACTTCGTCCATGTGGTGTTCGATAATGAAGTCTACGGGACGACCGGCAATCAGCCGACCTATGCTCGGGTGGTACGGCTGGACCAGGTTGCGAAAGCCGCCGGCTATGTCAACGTCGAACGGGTGCACGAGCGTGAGGATTTGGTATACGAGTTCAAGGACATGCTGAGCAAGGATGGCCCGAGCTTTCTGCTGGTGAAAGTCAACGAACTCGTGGAGGAGGCCGGGCGGATTCCTCACGACCCTCCGGTTATCACCCAGCGATTCAAGAAAGCCATTGAATAG
- the phnW gene encoding 2-aminoethylphosphonate--pyruvate transaminase codes for MILLNPGPVNVSERVRRALLQPDICHREGEFTELLRRVQHKLLKAFVPGAESEYVAAVISGSGTAAVEAAVLSSVPHGKRVLVLNNGVYGERLSLIANGQKIAVPEVKMDWGKRPTAELIKQALKVRPEVQTVAMVHHETTTGLMNPAEEISEAVDSLGRVFVLDSVSGLGGEPLNIAGSHMYLVAGTAGKCIQGFPGVSFVLVRRGFLDRMRTYPKRSWYLSLPQYVDEQGNGAVPFTPAVQIYYAFDEALNELLEEGVAKRIQRLKRAATLIRQKMSDLGVKALLPADVQSNSLTSYLLPDGLAYDVLHDRLKERGYVIYAGQGALASKIFRIANMGALTESDLQGFLTAFQEVLEAAVVSR; via the coding sequence GTGATCCTGCTTAATCCCGGACCAGTCAACGTCAGCGAACGCGTTCGAAGGGCGCTGCTTCAGCCCGATATTTGTCATCGCGAGGGAGAGTTCACCGAACTCCTCCGTCGCGTTCAGCACAAGCTGCTGAAGGCGTTTGTTCCCGGGGCTGAATCGGAGTATGTCGCGGCGGTCATCTCGGGTTCCGGAACGGCGGCCGTGGAAGCGGCAGTGCTCTCGTCGGTGCCTCATGGCAAACGAGTGCTGGTGCTTAACAACGGGGTCTACGGGGAGCGGCTATCGCTCATCGCCAACGGCCAAAAAATCGCCGTGCCAGAGGTCAAGATGGATTGGGGTAAGCGGCCGACGGCCGAACTGATCAAACAGGCGCTGAAAGTCCGTCCGGAGGTTCAGACCGTGGCGATGGTCCACCATGAGACCACGACCGGCCTGATGAATCCCGCCGAAGAGATTTCCGAGGCGGTCGACAGCTTGGGGCGCGTGTTCGTGCTCGACTCAGTGAGCGGATTGGGCGGGGAGCCGCTCAATATCGCTGGATCCCACATGTATCTCGTCGCAGGGACGGCGGGGAAGTGTATCCAGGGCTTCCCCGGTGTGTCGTTCGTTCTCGTTCGTCGGGGCTTTCTCGATCGCATGCGGACCTATCCCAAGCGCAGCTGGTACCTCAGCCTGCCGCAATATGTGGACGAGCAGGGAAACGGTGCGGTTCCGTTCACGCCAGCCGTGCAAATCTATTACGCTTTCGACGAGGCGCTGAATGAATTGCTCGAGGAGGGTGTGGCCAAGCGCATCCAACGGCTGAAGCGGGCCGCGACTCTAATACGCCAGAAAATGAGCGATCTGGGCGTGAAGGCGTTGCTCCCGGCGGATGTCCAGTCCAATTCTCTTACCTCCTATCTGCTGCCCGACGGTCTTGCGTATGACGTGCTGCACGATCGGCTGAAAGAGCGCGGCTATGTCATTTACGCCGGACAGGGCGCGTTGGCATCGAAGATTTTCCGTATCGCCAACATGGGGGCGCTGACCGAGTCGGACCTGCAAGGCTTTCTCACAGCCTTCCAAGAGGTGTTGGAAGCGGCCGTGGTTTCTCGGTGA
- a CDS encoding nucleotidyltransferase, with amino-acid sequence MKALLLAAGVGKRLWAITQYRPKCLIEFGGKSLLVRHLETLASLGVRRTTIVVGYKQEMIRKAVGEVYAGVSLDYVVNDQYHRGSISSLWMARRSLDDDVVIMDADVLYHREIMRRLLRATHPTCLLMDESVKQTGEECMVVVRGGRVTALTKRMPSAYDYAGEGVGFLKVQHSDADQLVASLEAHIERDEWDMEYEDGLREFFSAVTVGHEKIGGLPWTEIDFPEDVEKATREILPKLD; translated from the coding sequence GTGAAGGCACTCCTCCTCGCAGCCGGAGTCGGCAAGCGGCTTTGGGCCATCACACAGTATCGTCCCAAGTGTCTCATTGAGTTCGGCGGCAAATCTCTGCTGGTCCGTCACCTTGAAACGCTGGCTTCGCTCGGAGTGCGGCGGACGACCATCGTGGTCGGCTATAAGCAGGAAATGATTCGAAAGGCGGTGGGCGAGGTCTATGCCGGCGTCTCGCTCGACTACGTGGTGAACGACCAATACCATCGTGGCAGTATCTCTTCGCTCTGGATGGCGCGCCGATCGCTGGACGATGACGTTGTCATCATGGATGCCGATGTTTTGTATCATCGCGAGATCATGCGGCGCCTGCTGCGGGCCACACACCCGACGTGCCTGTTGATGGACGAAAGCGTCAAGCAAACGGGCGAAGAATGCATGGTGGTGGTGCGTGGCGGGCGCGTCACCGCTCTCACGAAACGGATGCCCTCTGCGTACGATTATGCCGGAGAGGGCGTCGGGTTTCTGAAGGTCCAGCATTCGGACGCCGACCAGCTCGTGGCCTCGCTCGAGGCCCATATCGAGCGCGACGAGTGGGACATGGAATACGAAGACGGGTTGCGTGAGTTCTTTTCGGCCGTTACGGTCGGGCATGAAAAAATCGGCGGGCTCCCGTGGACCGAGATCGACTTCCCCGAGGATGTCGAGAAGGCCACACGGGAAATCCTCCCCAAACTGGACTAA